The following proteins come from a genomic window of Paenibacillus sp. CAA11:
- the yfkAB gene encoding radical SAM/CxCxxxxC motif protein YfkAB, which translates to MSIGKLSYPQLENITPANDPWDPIRSLRSYGRHVLTSVEMTITNLCNMRCEHCAVGDSLVLREPEQIPLDLMLKRLDEVEHLETISITGGEPSFRLATVEEKIIPLLKYAKERGIRSQINSNLTLDYGRYEKLLPYLDVMHISFNYTNPQDFHEVCFARSPHPVGFDTAVKMYDTMMDNARRLSEDGMFISAESMINYRTHQKLPEIHRLILEMGCRRHEVHPMYAADFAEGLPVLSLEDMLRAIESLLDARDPDVWMLFGTLPFLACSAQEAHLALLRRLRREPNVTVRNDPDGRNRVNVNMFTGDVFVTDFAAIPSFGNIADQKLDDIFERWLNEHPLSQSVNCHCDAVSCCGPNLLVADMYYKGTDFKLRKANTL; encoded by the coding sequence ATGAGTATAGGGAAGTTGTCTTATCCGCAGCTAGAGAACATCACACCGGCTAACGATCCATGGGATCCGATCCGGTCGCTTCGCAGCTATGGAAGACATGTATTAACGAGTGTGGAGATGACGATCACGAATCTTTGCAATATGCGCTGTGAGCATTGCGCTGTAGGAGACAGCCTAGTGCTGCGTGAACCGGAGCAGATCCCGCTGGATCTTATGCTGAAGCGGCTGGATGAGGTGGAGCATCTGGAGACCATAAGCATTACAGGCGGAGAGCCCAGCTTTCGTCTGGCGACCGTAGAGGAGAAGATCATTCCTCTGCTGAAGTATGCTAAGGAGCGGGGAATTCGCTCACAGATTAACTCCAATTTGACTCTGGATTATGGCCGGTATGAGAAGCTGCTTCCTTATCTGGACGTTATGCATATCTCGTTCAATTACACGAACCCTCAGGATTTCCATGAGGTTTGCTTTGCACGCAGCCCCCATCCTGTAGGCTTTGATACCGCCGTTAAAATGTATGACACCATGATGGACAACGCCCGCCGCTTAAGCGAAGATGGCATGTTTATCTCAGCCGAATCCATGATCAATTACCGCACTCATCAGAAGCTGCCTGAAATCCATCGGCTGATATTGGAAATGGGCTGCCGGCGTCATGAGGTGCATCCTATGTATGCTGCAGATTTTGCAGAAGGGTTGCCGGTATTATCCCTGGAGGATATGCTCAGAGCTATTGAATCTCTGCTGGATGCCCGTGATCCCGACGTTTGGATGCTGTTCGGAACACTGCCGTTCCTTGCTTGCAGTGCTCAAGAAGCGCATCTTGCGCTGCTGCGCCGTCTGCGCCGTGAGCCGAACGTTACAGTGCGTAACGATCCGGACGGTCGCAACAGAGTGAACGTTAATATGTTCACCGGAGACGTATTTGTGACGGATTTTGCAGCGATTCCTTCCTTTGGGAATATTGCCGATCAGAAGCTGGATGATATTTTTGAGAGATGGCTGAATGAGCATCCGCTGAGTCAATCCGTAAATTGTCACTGTGATGCTGTAAGCTGTTGC